A window from Citrus sinensis cultivar Valencia sweet orange chromosome 3, DVS_A1.0, whole genome shotgun sequence encodes these proteins:
- the LOC127900550 gene encoding phenylacetaldehyde oxime monooxygenase CYP71AN24-like, whose translation MATVSVLMKRLLQPFTGISEIYNPALSTFLLLLILLLTLVQLLKITRRSSNHLNLPPSPPKLPILGNLHQLLGTLPHRSLKALSERYGPLMFVYCGNSPTLVVSSAELACEMFKTHDIVISNRPKTTPANILLYECQGIGIDPQVWDRSEDFLPNRFFSNPVDCKGQDFQFIPFGAGRRGCPGISFALAAVEYVMANLLYWFDWNLPLGEVEENLDMFEVNGLVVHKKLPLHLVPTLCSPYS comes from the coding sequence ATGGCTACGGTATCAGTCCTGATGAAGCGACTGCTGCAGCCTTTTACGGGCATATCAGAAATTTACAACCCCGCTCTGTCcacctttcttcttcttcttatccTCTTGCTCACACTTGTACAGTTGCTGAAAATCACCAGACGTAGTAGTAACCATCTCAACTTACCCCCATCCCCACCAAAGCTCCCCATTCTCGGCAACCTTCACCAGCTTCTGGGAACTCTCCCTCATCGCTCTCTCAAAGCTCTTTCGGAGCGGTACGGCCCTTTGATGTTCGTTTACTGTGGCAATTCTCCAACCCTTGTGGTTTCATCGGCTGAGTTGGCTTGTGAAATGTTTAAAACTCATGATATTGTGATCTCGAACCGGCCCAAAACCACACCTGCTAACATCCTCCTATATGAATGCCAAGGTATCGGGATAGATCCCCAAGTTTGGGACAGGTCAGAAGATTTCTTGCCAAACAGGTTTTTCTCTAACCCGGTGGATTGTAAAGGCCAAGACTTCCAATTTATCCCCTTTGGTGCTGGAAGAAGAGGATGCCCAGGGATATCATTTGCGTTAGCTGCAGTTGAGTATGTGATGGCCAACCTTTTGTACTGGTTTGATTGGAATTTGCCTCTTGGTGAAGTTGAGGAGAATTTGGACATGTTTGAAGTTAATGGGCTAGTGGTTCATAAGAAATTACCTCTTCATCTTGTGCCAACACTCTGCTCCCCTTACTCTTAA